The following proteins are encoded in a genomic region of Streptomyces collinus Tu 365:
- a CDS encoding PASTA domain-containing protein, giving the protein MGVLRLQTDDPATISWGHVQVLLWILLSTVVAIGIVLVVARRVVPGRTVSSNSVVRSWVAMALVTGLMAFCAVAFAVRDTNLRSTLIGALAAAVGSAVAFYFSGKAAEDARKDVLSAAFGGEEVVPDLIRCTKDEAAVKLGGTTLKLELAPDSGPSAAPAAISRQDPAKGATVPRGTAVKVTFP; this is encoded by the coding sequence ATGGGCGTTCTCCGTTTGCAGACGGACGACCCGGCGACCATCTCGTGGGGGCACGTCCAGGTCCTGCTGTGGATCCTGCTGTCCACCGTCGTGGCCATCGGGATCGTCCTGGTCGTCGCCCGGCGTGTGGTGCCGGGCCGCACGGTGTCGTCGAACAGCGTCGTGCGCAGCTGGGTGGCCATGGCACTGGTCACCGGCCTCATGGCGTTCTGCGCGGTGGCCTTCGCCGTACGGGACACCAACCTGCGCAGCACGCTGATCGGAGCGCTCGCCGCGGCCGTCGGGTCGGCGGTGGCCTTCTACTTCTCGGGCAAGGCCGCCGAGGATGCCCGCAAGGATGTGCTGAGCGCCGCCTTCGGGGGCGAGGAAGTGGTGCCCGACCTGATCAGGTGCACCAAGGACGAGGCCGCCGTGAAGCTGGGCGGGACCACGCTGAAGCTGGAGCTGGCACCCGACTCGGGGCCGTCCGCGGCACCGGCCGCCATCTCCCGCCAGGACCCCGCCAAGGGAGCCACGGTCCCCCGGGGCACGGCGGTGAAGGTGACGTTCCCATGA
- a CDS encoding AfsR/SARP family transcriptional regulator, with product MLGHFRLECGAEPVELCRNGQRLLAFVALRRRVSRRVLAGTLWPEVTEEHARGSLRTTPWKLPRGDQPLVRCSGDSLVSADTLYVDVHAFTETALGVVQGGGPPPAAQLPQGLLRGEDLLPGWDEEWLLPERERLRQLRLHALDALAEALVHEGRLALALEAAWESVRAEPLRGSAHRAAVSAHLAEGNLSEAVRHYRSFQRLREELGVEPFARFTRMPARHGWRLTSR from the coding sequence CTGCTCGGCCACTTCCGGCTGGAATGCGGTGCCGAGCCGGTCGAGCTGTGCCGCAACGGGCAGCGCCTGCTGGCGTTCGTCGCGCTGCGCAGACGCGTGTCCCGCAGGGTCCTCGCCGGGACGCTGTGGCCCGAGGTCACCGAGGAGCACGCCAGGGGCAGCCTGCGCACCACCCCGTGGAAGCTCCCGCGGGGTGATCAGCCGCTGGTCCGGTGCTCCGGGGACTCGCTCGTGAGCGCCGACACCCTGTACGTCGACGTGCACGCCTTCACCGAGACCGCGCTCGGTGTCGTCCAGGGCGGCGGGCCGCCGCCCGCCGCCCAGCTCCCGCAAGGGCTGCTGCGCGGAGAGGACCTGCTGCCCGGCTGGGACGAGGAATGGCTGCTGCCGGAACGTGAGCGCCTGCGGCAGTTGCGGCTGCACGCCCTCGACGCGCTGGCCGAGGCGCTCGTCCACGAGGGCAGGCTGGCGCTCGCCCTGGAGGCGGCGTGGGAGAGCGTGCGCGCGGAGCCGCTCCGGGGGAGCGCGCACCGGGCCGCCGTCTCCGCGCACCTCGCGGAAGGAAATCTCAGCGAAGCGGTTCGTCACTACCGCTCGTTCCAGCGGCTGCGGGAGGAGCTGGGCGTGGAGCCGTTCGCTCGCTTCACCCGGATGCCGGCCCGCCACGGTTGGCGCCTGACGAGCCGGTGA
- a CDS encoding esterase/lipase family protein produces MAPTPKLPIVYVRGYAGDTAGIDKVVTDPFYGFNQGSTHVRIGPDDAPCFYEFESPLLRLHLDEGYRILVDGGQELYLAGHDSIPPDSVWIHRFYDASATTWGGHPRAFRLETAAEDLLRLIDMIRAKSGAERVHLVAHSMGGLVCRCLIQKILPDLGRDPADCVGRLFTYGTPHGGIAFDVGFGVLERLRDVTGIDGADIFGRERMYEYLTPKARTDPDGPPPRWDARAMPDEGTFHAPDRVFCLIGTDPTDYDVAYGLSAATVGPRSDGLVQIGNAYVPDTHQAYVHRSHSGRYGLVNSEEGYQNMRRFLFGDCRAEAALVGVRLPQRPDTVWQAEVRLSVRGLQIVTHERTSAHWCPLQLPDGGPDDGATVPLAETFLCSSLRPDDTGTMRYALHLRILSLRRRDGLLSFADHLEQTADFDDILVIDVRPDPAAPIPAVSACWNSAITGPISAYRPDSHALRDDDLVPGSWAGHVPLPATAAPILGEDARIRLTVTPWG; encoded by the coding sequence ATGGCACCGACCCCGAAACTGCCGATCGTCTACGTCCGGGGATACGCCGGTGACACCGCCGGCATCGACAAGGTGGTGACGGATCCGTTCTACGGGTTCAACCAGGGCTCCACCCACGTCCGTATCGGGCCGGACGACGCTCCGTGCTTCTACGAGTTCGAGAGCCCGCTGCTGCGTCTGCACCTGGACGAGGGCTACCGGATCCTGGTCGACGGCGGCCAGGAGCTCTATCTCGCCGGACACGACAGCATCCCGCCCGACAGCGTCTGGATCCACCGGTTCTACGACGCCTCGGCGACCACCTGGGGCGGGCACCCCCGGGCGTTCCGGCTGGAGACGGCCGCGGAGGACCTGCTGCGGCTGATCGACATGATCAGGGCCAAGTCGGGAGCGGAACGGGTGCACCTGGTCGCGCACTCCATGGGCGGCCTGGTGTGCCGCTGCCTGATCCAGAAGATCCTCCCGGACCTCGGCCGCGATCCGGCCGACTGCGTGGGCCGGCTCTTCACCTACGGCACCCCTCACGGCGGCATCGCGTTCGACGTCGGCTTCGGTGTGCTGGAGAGGCTGCGTGACGTCACCGGCATCGACGGCGCGGACATCTTCGGGCGTGAACGCATGTACGAGTATCTGACGCCGAAGGCGCGAACGGATCCCGACGGCCCGCCGCCGCGGTGGGACGCCCGCGCTATGCCGGACGAGGGGACGTTCCACGCCCCCGACCGCGTCTTCTGCCTGATCGGCACCGACCCGACCGACTACGACGTGGCGTACGGCCTGTCAGCGGCCACGGTCGGCCCGCGCAGCGACGGCCTGGTGCAGATCGGCAACGCGTACGTCCCCGACACCCACCAGGCGTACGTGCACCGCAGTCACAGCGGGCGCTACGGACTCGTCAACTCCGAGGAGGGCTACCAGAACATGCGGCGCTTCCTGTTCGGCGACTGCAGGGCCGAGGCCGCGCTCGTCGGGGTCCGGCTGCCGCAGCGGCCCGACACGGTGTGGCAGGCCGAGGTGCGGCTGTCGGTCCGCGGCCTGCAGATTGTCACGCACGAGCGGACGAGCGCCCACTGGTGCCCCCTGCAACTGCCGGACGGCGGCCCGGACGACGGGGCGACGGTCCCCCTGGCGGAGACGTTCCTGTGCAGCAGTCTCCGGCCGGACGACACGGGCACCATGCGGTACGCGCTACACCTGCGGATCCTGTCGCTGCGGCGCCGTGACGGTCTGCTGAGCTTCGCCGACCATCTGGAGCAGACCGCCGACTTCGACGACATCCTGGTGATCGACGTCCGCCCGGACCCCGCCGCCCCGATACCCGCGGTCTCGGCCTGCTGGAACTCCGCCATCACCGGACCGATCAGCGCCTACCGGCCCGACAGCCACGCTCTTCGCGACGACGACCTCGTTCCGGGCTCCTGGGCCGGCCACGTCCCCCTGCCCGCCACCGCCGCCCCGATCCTCGGGGAGGACGCGCGGATCAGGCTCACCGTGACCCCCTGGGGCTGA
- a CDS encoding peptidoglycan-binding domain-containing protein — protein sequence MKGSEPAMVSLSNLRPGASNDDVRTVQQALIDQGHAIPSGPTGFFGEQTRTAYREEQLALGYAETEPDGIPGYASLSALGATGTT from the coding sequence ATGAAAGGAAGCGAACCGGCCATGGTCTCCCTGTCCAACCTCCGTCCCGGCGCGAGCAACGACGACGTCCGCACCGTTCAGCAGGCCCTGATCGACCAGGGCCACGCCATCCCCAGCGGCCCCACCGGATTCTTCGGCGAACAGACCAGGACCGCCTACCGCGAGGAACAGCTCGCCCTGGGCTACGCGGAGACCGAGCCCGACGGCATCCCCGGCTACGCCTCCCTGAGCGCACTCGGTGCGACCGGTACCACGTGA